Proteins from a genomic interval of Flammeovirgaceae bacterium SG7u.111:
- a CDS encoding DUF6371 domain-containing protein: MTANTSEVYLYTLEKGSKKHHCPECSEKRLVRYVDIETGNYLPDQYGRCDREGKCSYHLNPYKDGYAKMICKQEQGEQTDWKPKQYQLAKNLIKPNISFIPIDILKQTRTGYEENVFIQNLLTRIAFPFEAHDIEKVISLYHLGTVQRGYRKGAITFPFIDIKGRVRAIQVKQFDKGNHTTGTDFLHSIIEKHHVQNKKGLPDWLEAYNKNETKVSCLFGEHLFSQYPHNPIALVEAPKTAIYGTLYFGLPKQPTDLLWLAVYNKSSLSLEKCKALKGRDVFLFPDLNAFGDWNNKAKKIQSQLPNTCFKVSDLLERLAPERDKKEGYDLADYLIKQDWRLFKKKPLQKQQTSELRTKPIPTPSSCEKGVKSEALKTTLFSQVEAMPQEDKGLGNWEQDITRIEKYYASIELPTKPVKLNGYTTIKDIRTFLKSHLAMVKKNNGNKIYKPYLSRLKKMKSLIMALDNIQNEPKGKRE; encoded by the coding sequence ATGACTGCAAATACAAGCGAGGTGTATTTATACACATTGGAAAAAGGGAGTAAAAAGCACCATTGCCCAGAGTGTAGTGAAAAACGGCTTGTAAGATATGTTGACATAGAAACAGGAAACTATTTGCCCGACCAGTACGGACGTTGCGACCGTGAGGGCAAATGTTCTTACCATCTAAACCCATACAAAGATGGCTATGCTAAAATGATTTGTAAGCAAGAACAAGGGGAACAAACCGATTGGAAGCCAAAGCAGTATCAACTAGCAAAGAACCTGATAAAACCTAACATTTCATTCATCCCAATTGATATACTTAAGCAAACCCGTACAGGCTATGAAGAGAACGTATTTATCCAAAACCTACTTACACGGATAGCCTTCCCTTTTGAAGCGCATGACATTGAAAAGGTTATTTCCCTGTACCATTTAGGGACAGTACAAAGAGGATACCGCAAAGGAGCAATCACATTTCCTTTCATTGATATAAAAGGTCGGGTTAGGGCTATTCAGGTAAAGCAGTTTGATAAGGGAAACCACACCACAGGCACGGACTTTTTGCACTCGATAATAGAGAAGCATCATGTGCAAAACAAAAAGGGTTTACCCGATTGGCTGGAAGCCTACAACAAGAACGAAACAAAGGTTTCCTGCCTCTTTGGCGAACACCTATTTAGCCAATACCCACACAATCCCATTGCGTTAGTAGAAGCTCCCAAAACGGCTATTTATGGCACGCTATATTTTGGACTACCTAAGCAGCCCACAGACTTGCTTTGGTTAGCTGTGTACAACAAGAGCAGCCTAAGCCTAGAAAAATGTAAAGCTCTGAAAGGTCGGGATGTGTTCTTGTTTCCCGACCTCAACGCCTTTGGGGATTGGAACAACAAAGCAAAAAAGATACAAAGCCAGTTACCAAACACTTGTTTTAAAGTATCGGATTTACTGGAACGCCTAGCACCTGAGAGAGACAAAAAAGAAGGATATGACCTTGCAGACTATCTAATAAAACAGGATTGGCGATTGTTCAAGAAAAAACCTTTGCAGAAACAACAAACATCTGAATTACGAACTAAGCCTATTCCCACGCCTTCATCTTGTGAAAAAGGTGTAAAAAGTGAAGCCCTGAAAACAACTTTATTTTCTCAGGTAGAAGCAATGCCCCAAGAAGATAAAGGACTCGGAAACTGGGAGCAGGATATTACAAGAATTGAGAAGTACTATGCAAGTATTGAGCTACCAACAAAACCCGTTAAACTAAACGGATACACCACAATAAAAGACATTCGGACATTTCTTAAAAGTCATTTGGCTATGGTAAAAAAGAACAATGGAAACAAAATTTACAAACCATACTTATCCAGATTAAAAAAAATGAAGTCATTAATCATGGCATTAGACAACATACAAAACGAACCTAAAGGTAAAAGAGAATAA
- a CDS encoding nuclease-related domain-containing protein, with amino-acid sequence MDLQEKSLNLKKLVSKYDSAWLLGHLSELIRNISSGKAAEPISKLTSPMRQLHYLCGLNISSKKVTNGDTHIDDKEWIQIVDLLCEIEFDYLKIFFPESIEEITDEWKRVRDVSMPSFLAYFNEGTLNYEEQTQNWITDLYSKVDIIINKELGLSTNDLLEFHNNLYLYTQNNIQAILPHGEKQSKPDWELHSRVKITPSDNMPEEMMDTFKAMKFMAIYFQDYGIIKRFYPKDIISENLNEEKVNLILSILASERKESTFIYYTSENPLYKQPIFCIENGSYQLLDSNTLINAIDKVLEKACSGNEKHKSQLIDKKGKLLEKRIINLLKKFFKKDYEYYSNYYVNGYEQDILFLWKKYAFIIEAKGYNMREPFRDPNRAFTKIKDDFNSSIGKGYKQTKRIEEYFIEKKKLVITDKNNNITKEIDTSKYELDFSIIVNLKSFGQVQNDLNTLLDIGDDDTFPWVVKLDDLEVFLLTLLAKKFKPKKFIDFLLMRENLHGKLICSDELEVCGGFLKDKITFNKSLNNKTVITLPDLTDIFDEQYHKGMGLENERFFNEKKDDSSTFFM; translated from the coding sequence ATGGATTTACAAGAAAAATCTTTGAACCTTAAAAAGCTTGTATCAAAGTATGATTCAGCTTGGCTTTTAGGACATTTATCTGAATTAATTCGTAATATTTCCTCTGGAAAAGCTGCTGAACCAATAAGCAAGCTTACTTCTCCTATGAGGCAATTACATTACTTATGTGGGCTAAACATATCTTCAAAAAAAGTAACTAATGGAGATACTCATATTGATGATAAAGAATGGATACAAATTGTTGATCTATTATGCGAAATAGAATTTGACTATTTAAAAATATTTTTTCCTGAATCTATTGAAGAAATCACTGATGAATGGAAAAGAGTAAGAGATGTTTCAATGCCATCATTCTTAGCTTATTTTAATGAAGGTACGCTTAATTACGAAGAACAAACTCAAAATTGGATTACCGACCTCTATTCAAAAGTAGATATCATAATCAATAAAGAATTAGGGCTTAGTACAAACGATTTATTAGAATTTCACAACAATTTATATTTGTACACTCAAAATAATATTCAAGCAATTTTACCTCATGGCGAAAAGCAATCAAAACCTGATTGGGAACTACATTCAAGAGTAAAGATAACTCCAAGTGACAATATGCCAGAAGAGATGATGGATACATTTAAAGCCATGAAATTTATGGCTATTTATTTTCAAGACTATGGAATTATCAAGCGGTTTTACCCAAAAGATATTATCTCTGAAAATCTTAATGAGGAAAAAGTAAATCTAATTCTTTCGATACTGGCAAGTGAAAGAAAAGAATCAACTTTTATTTATTACACGTCAGAAAACCCTTTATACAAGCAACCAATCTTTTGTATTGAAAATGGATCATATCAACTTTTAGATAGCAATACTTTAATTAATGCAATTGATAAGGTTCTAGAAAAAGCTTGTAGTGGTAATGAGAAGCATAAGTCCCAACTAATTGATAAAAAAGGAAAACTACTTGAAAAAAGGATAATTAATTTATTAAAAAAGTTCTTTAAAAAGGATTATGAATATTATTCTAATTATTATGTTAATGGGTATGAACAGGATATTCTTTTTTTATGGAAAAAATACGCTTTTATTATTGAAGCTAAAGGGTATAATATGCGAGAACCATTTAGAGACCCTAACAGAGCCTTCACAAAGATAAAAGATGATTTTAACTCCTCAATTGGCAAAGGGTACAAGCAAACTAAAAGAATTGAAGAATATTTTATTGAGAAAAAGAAACTAGTCATTACTGATAAAAACAATAATATAACGAAAGAAATAGATACATCTAAATACGAATTAGACTTTTCAATTATCGTAAACTTAAAATCATTTGGACAAGTTCAAAACGATCTTAATACTCTCCTTGACATAGGAGATGACGATACTTTTCCATGGGTTGTTAAGCTTGACGACTTAGAAGTTTTTCTTCTAACATTATTAGCCAAGAAATTCAAACCAAAAAAATTTATAGATTTTCTATTAATGAGAGAAAATTTACATGGAAAATTAATTTGTTCCGATGAACTAGAAGTATGTGGTGGTTTTTTAAAAGATAAAATCACTTTTAATAAATCATTAAACAATAAAACAGTAATTACTCTACCAGATTTAACTGACATATTTGACGAACAATATCATAAGGGGATGGGTCTCGAAAATGAAAGGTTTTTCAATGAAAAAAAAGATGATAGCAGTACTTTTTTTATGTAG
- a CDS encoding pentapeptide repeat-containing protein: MANPPQEDKNPHSNEELQKLKETLDTSSSINRNLEIIFTSFLIYVVIIIISTDDIQLLLPDSKLALPILGIQLPVIGFYLVVPALIVALHFNMLINLLEHSKKLYEYWDKAGKNSSQLYPFLFNFTVRYENGSLISKLVNGAIHISFFIIPLFVLLYLQVRFSDYQSLLFTVIHFTFLILDAFLLLIFYYQIVENENYKTKSISWVIKAKENGLLHLKKRAILNFTFFWGILIFGFFNLVIILTVSWNPIILKPIKGFISIPHLTVTDKLLVKNTPPNELLEVYYSRDTTLVKAYLELAEGINLENRNLNYAELDGNKLYKLKANYNTKMVNASLNNTDLQEAYLGMVDLQEANLFNARLQKADLSRARLQEADLRGTNLQGADLFHANLHGAELAGAIQTNSNSDITFDYILTTDTSHREAISEKIFDKPTSLQGANLMFTDFIEADLRKANFQGADLKYAHLQGADLKNAGFQGADLRGARLQGADLKDAHFQGIHLQNSDLIGITYENIQFESNYYQPINLFQPADSIIKEILENLSINDEIQFLKNIKKFGLKDIFNFQSDLDGFISFRKKMICSKDILNPSSLLFSEFDCKSDPNLIRVNRELIEHLKNTCPEKLEGIDLSKYSTE, translated from the coding sequence ATGGCTAACCCACCACAAGAAGATAAAAACCCTCACTCAAATGAAGAGCTTCAAAAACTAAAAGAAACTCTTGATACTTCCTCTTCTATAAACAGGAACTTAGAGATTATCTTTACTTCTTTTTTGATTTATGTGGTGATAATTATAATCAGTACAGATGATATACAGCTATTGCTTCCTGATAGCAAGTTAGCCCTTCCAATTTTAGGGATTCAACTTCCTGTAATAGGGTTCTATCTGGTAGTACCTGCTCTAATAGTAGCCTTGCATTTTAATATGCTTATCAACCTCTTGGAGCATAGCAAGAAGCTTTATGAATATTGGGATAAAGCAGGGAAAAACTCTTCTCAACTCTATCCCTTTTTATTCAATTTTACAGTAAGGTATGAAAATGGCTCCCTTATTTCTAAACTAGTCAATGGAGCGATACACATTAGTTTTTTTATCATACCTCTATTTGTACTTTTATACCTGCAAGTAAGATTTTCTGACTATCAAAGTCTTCTTTTTACAGTTATCCACTTTACGTTTCTTATATTAGATGCCTTTCTTCTTTTGATATTTTACTATCAAATTGTTGAAAATGAAAACTACAAAACCAAGTCAATCTCATGGGTAATAAAAGCCAAAGAAAATGGTCTTTTGCATTTAAAAAAGAGAGCAATATTAAACTTTACATTCTTTTGGGGAATTTTAATTTTTGGATTTTTTAACCTTGTAATAATCTTAACAGTATCTTGGAATCCAATAATATTAAAACCAATAAAAGGATTTATTTCTATTCCACATCTAACCGTAACTGATAAACTCCTTGTCAAAAATACTCCCCCTAATGAACTCTTAGAAGTTTATTACTCTAGAGATACCACGTTAGTAAAGGCCTATTTAGAACTTGCTGAAGGTATAAACCTTGAAAATAGAAACTTAAATTATGCTGAACTGGATGGCAACAAACTGTACAAATTAAAGGCTAATTATAATACGAAAATGGTAAATGCTAGTCTCAATAATACCGACCTACAAGAAGCTTACCTAGGGATGGTTGATTTACAAGAGGCTAATCTTTTCAACGCTCGTTTACAAAAGGCTGACCTTTCCAGAGCTCGTTTGCAAGAGGCCGACCTTAGAGGGACTAATTTACAAGGAGCAGACCTCTTTCATGCTAATTTACATGGGGCTGAACTCGCGGGGGCGATACAAACAAATAGTAATTCAGATATCACATTTGACTATATTTTAACAACAGACACCAGCCATAGAGAAGCAATCTCTGAAAAAATTTTTGACAAGCCAACAAGTTTACAAGGAGCTAACTTAATGTTTACGGACTTTATAGAAGCTGACCTTAGAAAGGCTAATTTCCAAGGGGCTGACCTTAAGTATGCTCATCTCCAAGGAGCTGACCTTAAGAATGCTGGTTTTCAAGGGGCTGACCTTAGGGGAGCTCGTCTCCAAGGGGCTGACCTTAAAGATGCTCATTTTCAAGGAATCCATTTACAAAACTCTGATTTAATTGGTATTACATATGAAAACATACAATTTGAGAGTAACTATTATCAACCAATTAATTTATTCCAGCCAGCAGATTCTATTATTAAAGAAATTCTAGAAAATTTATCTATAAATGATGAAATACAATTCTTGAAGAATATTAAAAAATTCGGTTTAAAGGACATTTTTAATTTCCAGTCTGATCTTGATGGGTTCATTTCTTTCAGAAAAAAAATGATCTGTTCAAAAGATATACTTAACCCAAGTAGTCTTTTATTTTCTGAGTTTGATTGCAAAAGTGATCCAAACCTAATAAGAGTAAACCGTGAACTAATTGAGCACCTGAAAAACACTTGTCCCGAAAAATTGGAAGGCATTGATTTAAGTAAATATTCAACTGAATAA
- a CDS encoding family 16 glycosylhydrolase encodes MNKYIITLLISACFINLYGQDLTIPKKNYTDTVDFSAAPKRVAKKFPLSDQSNTAEWELLKEYSDEFNKKKLDTDKWYPNNPGWKGRKPTYFHGSNVSLDKGNLVIKINQHGDEELPEGYTHSTGFIKSKKRILYGYFEAEIKLMDAPWVSGFWMTNAGKDWWTEIDICENAPGLSYNRHDLNSNIHVFRAPKDKGDVKKHFSRNKKYYVPFELQQDFHVWGLEWNKDVIRFYIDGVLFREAENTHWHQPLEININCESNKWFGALPDDNRLNKEYKVNYVRAWQKK; translated from the coding sequence ATGAACAAATACATCATCACCTTATTAATTTCAGCTTGTTTTATCAATTTGTACGGCCAAGACCTCACTATTCCAAAGAAAAACTATACTGATACGGTAGATTTTTCCGCAGCACCTAAAAGGGTAGCTAAAAAATTCCCTCTTTCCGACCAGAGCAACACCGCCGAGTGGGAATTATTAAAAGAATACTCTGATGAGTTTAATAAAAAGAAGTTAGATACTGACAAATGGTATCCTAACAATCCGGGTTGGAAAGGAAGAAAACCAACGTACTTCCATGGTTCTAATGTAAGCCTCGACAAGGGCAACCTGGTTATCAAAATAAACCAACATGGCGATGAGGAACTTCCCGAAGGATATACGCATTCAACGGGATTCATCAAAAGTAAAAAACGGATTCTGTACGGATATTTTGAAGCAGAAATCAAATTGATGGATGCTCCATGGGTAAGTGGATTTTGGATGACGAATGCAGGCAAGGACTGGTGGACTGAAATTGACATTTGTGAAAATGCGCCGGGCTTGTCGTATAACAGGCACGATCTGAATTCAAACATCCATGTGTTTAGAGCACCAAAAGACAAGGGCGATGTGAAGAAACATTTTTCCCGAAATAAAAAGTATTATGTCCCTTTCGAGTTACAGCAAGATTTCCATGTGTGGGGATTGGAGTGGAACAAGGACGTGATCCGTTTTTATATTGATGGGGTATTGTTCCGCGAAGCAGAAAACACCCATTGGCACCAGCCGCTCGAAATCAATATCAACTGCGAATCTAACAAATGGTTTGGCGCATTGCCCGACGACAACAGACTTAACAAAGAATATAAAGTGAATTATGTGAGAGCTTGGCAAAAGAAGTAA
- a CDS encoding ATP-binding protein: MILNSFISDSELIKEMQTYKGWFYVFVTGVIFFLFLKKHLEKLRNTEKELEEHKVDLEKLFEARSRDLDVATDELSKTNKELHDKNSIINQQNANLRSTIHTLKATQSQLFQAEKMASLGILTAGIAHEINNPLNFISGGYRGLKYYFEDKGDTDELVTSLLNSIETGIDRAVAIISGLNKLSRNTETYDEACQVHDILDNCLLMLGNELKSKIDVHKKYTDKPFEMKGNVGKIHQVFINILTNACQAISDKGEITIETDIVNNYIQVKITDTGEGIEKENLAKITDPFFTTKDPGQGTGLGLSITYTILQEHKGQIGIESTPKKGTEVTIALPLHVA; the protein is encoded by the coding sequence ATGATTTTGAATTCATTCATTAGTGATTCGGAGCTAATAAAAGAAATGCAAACCTATAAAGGATGGTTTTATGTGTTTGTTACAGGTGTGATTTTTTTTCTGTTTTTAAAGAAGCATTTGGAAAAACTAAGAAATACAGAAAAAGAGCTAGAAGAACATAAAGTTGATTTGGAAAAGCTTTTTGAAGCACGTTCAAGGGACTTAGATGTTGCTACAGATGAGTTGAGTAAAACAAATAAAGAGCTCCACGATAAAAATAGTATTATCAACCAGCAAAACGCAAACCTAAGGAGTACAATCCATACACTTAAAGCAACACAGTCACAGTTGTTTCAAGCCGAAAAAATGGCTTCCCTGGGGATATTGACTGCGGGAATTGCACATGAGATAAACAATCCCTTGAATTTTATTTCTGGGGGATATAGAGGTTTGAAGTATTATTTTGAAGACAAAGGAGATACCGATGAGCTGGTTACTAGCCTTCTTAATTCCATAGAAACAGGGATTGACCGAGCTGTGGCAATTATTTCTGGCCTGAACAAGCTGAGCAGAAATACTGAAACCTATGATGAGGCTTGCCAAGTACATGATATTCTCGATAATTGCCTGTTGATGTTGGGCAATGAACTAAAAAGTAAAATTGATGTACATAAAAAATACACCGACAAGCCTTTTGAAATGAAGGGTAATGTAGGGAAAATTCATCAGGTTTTTATCAATATACTTACCAATGCCTGCCAAGCCATAAGTGATAAAGGAGAGATTACAATAGAGACGGACATAGTGAATAATTATATTCAGGTGAAAATAACCGATACAGGAGAAGGCATAGAGAAGGAAAACCTTGCAAAAATTACCGATCCATTTTTTACCACAAAAGATCCTGGACAAGGAACTGGTCTGGGGCTATCCATCACTTATACAATTCTTCAAGAGCATAAAGGCCAGATTGGAATTGAGTCGACCCCCAAAAAAGGAACGGAAGTAACTATCGCACTACCGCTCCATGTCGCCTAA
- a CDS encoding LytTR family DNA-binding domain-containing protein encodes MIRCVVIDDEPLARECIIDYVQKVDFLELAGTGNNPIELTKLLEETDVDLVFLDIQMPLMNGIEYLKVTKKPPMVIITTAYPSYALEGFQLDVLDYLVKPITFNRFFKGAAKAKEYYQLLCNSLATEAPSELQDSYFFVKCDYKFEKIFFKDIKYIEGMQNYVVIYTEMGKYVTLLNMKTIEENLKGQPFVRVHKSYIASILKVQCIENNELLMDGARVPISRNYRDDVLQKVLGGKLWKK; translated from the coding sequence ATGATCAGATGTGTTGTAATAGACGATGAACCTTTGGCACGGGAATGCATTATTGATTATGTGCAAAAGGTTGATTTTTTGGAACTGGCAGGTACGGGAAACAATCCCATAGAGCTCACCAAGCTGCTGGAAGAAACAGATGTGGATTTGGTTTTCTTAGATATTCAAATGCCCCTCATGAACGGCATAGAATATTTGAAAGTGACCAAAAAGCCACCCATGGTCATTATTACTACCGCTTACCCCAGTTATGCCTTGGAAGGTTTCCAGCTCGATGTGCTCGATTATTTGGTGAAGCCCATCACCTTCAACCGCTTTTTTAAAGGAGCTGCCAAAGCGAAAGAGTACTACCAACTTTTGTGTAATTCTTTGGCAACCGAAGCCCCTTCGGAACTTCAAGACTCCTATTTTTTTGTGAAGTGCGATTACAAATTTGAGAAAATATTTTTTAAGGATATAAAGTACATAGAGGGCATGCAAAACTATGTTGTCATCTATACCGAAATGGGGAAATATGTTACCCTTCTCAATATGAAAACCATTGAGGAAAACCTGAAAGGGCAACCCTTTGTACGTGTGCATAAATCCTATATAGCCTCCATTCTCAAAGTACAGTGCATAGAAAATAACGAGCTGCTAATGGACGGGGCGCGAGTGCCCATTAGCCGAAATTACCGTGACGATGTACTTCAGAAAGTGCTGGGAGGAAAGCTCTGGAAAAAGTAG
- a CDS encoding histidine kinase: MSTHNYSWIFKYKLHHLLFWAAYHFFWWLVFENGDAVKTVNNISYPPFAIKFSFYVVFQAIGVYFCLYFLIPRFLEKGKYTLFFLALGATLVAMGLTVMSGYYLSSFLIGKEVGELYQKPGLTGIDIFIHNSFPSAIGSMTLGMSIKLAKNYLESQKREQELAQEKLETELKFLKSQFNPHFLFNTINSIFVLINKNTEMATESLAKFSSLLRYQLYECNEAQIPLSREVMYLEGFIELEKLRLDESFEVKVDLPLQATGNQMIAPFILMPFIENAFKHVSQHIDQKNWIAIHLGIQNNKMSFNVANSYTASSESAKEAIEYGGLGLENVKRRLALLYPGKFELATGKTNGQYEVKLSLELQEKTLIKPEPVLSEKL; this comes from the coding sequence ATGAGCACACATAACTATAGCTGGATTTTTAAGTACAAACTACATCACTTACTCTTTTGGGCAGCGTACCACTTTTTTTGGTGGCTGGTGTTTGAAAACGGCGATGCGGTAAAAACTGTCAATAATATCAGCTATCCTCCTTTTGCCATTAAATTCTCCTTTTATGTTGTTTTCCAAGCCATAGGAGTCTATTTCTGTCTCTATTTTCTTATTCCCAGATTTTTGGAAAAGGGAAAATACACCCTCTTTTTTCTTGCCCTTGGAGCGACGTTGGTAGCCATGGGGCTAACGGTTATGTCGGGTTATTACCTTAGTTCTTTTTTAATTGGTAAAGAGGTAGGCGAGTTGTACCAAAAGCCAGGGCTGACGGGTATAGATATTTTTATCCACAATTCGTTTCCTTCTGCAATAGGCAGCATGACCTTGGGCATGAGTATAAAATTGGCAAAGAATTACCTCGAATCGCAAAAGCGGGAACAGGAATTAGCCCAAGAGAAACTGGAAACGGAACTGAAGTTTTTGAAGTCGCAGTTCAACCCGCATTTTTTGTTCAATACGATCAATTCTATTTTTGTACTGATCAACAAAAACACCGAGATGGCTACCGAGTCATTGGCTAAGTTTTCGAGTTTGCTTCGCTATCAGTTGTACGAGTGCAACGAAGCGCAAATTCCTCTTTCTAGGGAAGTAATGTATCTGGAAGGGTTTATTGAATTGGAAAAATTGAGGCTGGACGAAAGCTTTGAAGTGAAAGTGGATCTTCCCTTGCAGGCAACGGGTAACCAAATGATCGCTCCGTTTATTTTAATGCCTTTTATTGAAAATGCTTTCAAGCATGTTTCCCAGCATATCGATCAGAAAAACTGGATTGCTATTCATCTAGGAATTCAGAATAATAAAATGAGTTTTAACGTAGCGAATAGCTACACAGCTAGCTCCGAAAGTGCAAAAGAAGCAATTGAGTATGGAGGGCTGGGCTTGGAAAATGTGAAGCGAAGGCTGGCGCTCCTTTATCCTGGCAAATTCGAGTTGGCTACTGGGAAAACCAATGGGCAGTACGAAGTAAAACTCAGCTTGGAACTTCAAGAAAAAACCTTAATCAAACCAGAACCTGTTTTAAGCGAAAAACTATGA